Proteins co-encoded in one Flavivirga eckloniae genomic window:
- a CDS encoding carboxypeptidase-like regulatory domain-containing protein: MKKAIFLLILLSTIQVISQEANRVRVKGKIIVESSDVSGITIYNTTSNKGVITNENGEFKLRVALDDLIEVSALQYQNINFRVNKDMIKSKTIKLFLIEEIYKLEEIVVSKKSLSGNLNTDIESTDVFRPKLDALYFGIKHKEDYDFDKDYLSKPENITMNSQRQELINDLNIVNVVDQLLLPLFRSGVVNKKESGVPDVPVEAIKYYLGSEFLINNFNIPSHRVEAFIRFVESKDFDFSLLNYGKEMDFLELLYQKSTEFLNSDKTKQ; the protein is encoded by the coding sequence GTTAAAGGGAAGATAATTGTTGAAAGTAGTGATGTTTCCGGTATAACCATTTATAATACAACATCAAATAAAGGCGTAATAACTAATGAAAATGGCGAGTTTAAGCTACGTGTGGCTCTAGACGATTTAATTGAAGTGAGTGCATTACAATATCAAAATATAAACTTTAGGGTTAATAAGGATATGATTAAATCCAAAACAATAAAGCTTTTTTTAATAGAGGAGATTTATAAGTTAGAGGAGATTGTTGTATCTAAAAAAAGCTTATCTGGAAACCTAAATACCGATATAGAAAGCACCGATGTTTTTAGACCAAAACTAGACGCTTTGTATTTTGGTATAAAACATAAGGAAGACTACGATTTTGATAAAGATTATCTGTCTAAACCAGAAAACATTACGATGAATTCTCAACGACAAGAATTGATTAATGATTTAAATATTGTTAATGTAGTAGATCAGTTATTATTACCATTATTTAGATCTGGAGTGGTTAATAAAAAAGAGTCTGGCGTTCCAGATGTTCCTGTAGAAGCGATAAAGTACTATTTAGGGTCGGAGTTTCTTATTAATAATTTTAATATTCCCAGCCATAGGGTTGAAGCGTTTATAAGATTTGTAGAAAGTAAGGATTTTGATTTCTCATTGCTTAATTATGGAAAAGAAATGGATTTCCTTGAATTACTATATCAAAAAAGTACCGAATTTTTAAATTCTGATAAGACAAAGCAATAA